A section of the Bradyrhizobium oligotrophicum S58 genome encodes:
- a CDS encoding SRPBCC family protein — MDLAKFRPATVYTIYIAASPEKVWQALTSAEFSRQYFFGFAVEADLRAGGAFIVRAPDGSEHIGGQVIVCEPPQRLTITWDVNWPGLVDALGRTLVTYEIEAAGDAVRLTMTEAHERPLSDDILSGGRAGWPAILSSLKSLLETGKPLAVKMAPPTRMLAALKAIGIKVP; from the coding sequence ATGGATCTTGCAAAGTTCAGGCCCGCCACCGTCTACACCATCTACATCGCCGCCAGCCCTGAGAAGGTGTGGCAGGCGCTGACCTCGGCCGAGTTCAGCCGGCAATATTTCTTCGGCTTCGCCGTCGAGGCAGACCTGCGCGCCGGCGGCGCCTTCATCGTGCGCGCGCCCGACGGCTCCGAGCATATCGGCGGCCAAGTGATCGTCTGTGAGCCGCCGCAGCGGCTGACCATCACCTGGGACGTCAACTGGCCGGGACTCGTCGACGCGCTGGGCCGAACGCTCGTGACTTACGAGATCGAAGCGGCCGGCGATGCGGTCCGTCTCACGATGACCGAAGCGCACGAGCGGCCGCTGTCCGACGACATCCTGTCCGGCGGACGCGCGGGCTGGCCGGCGATCCTGTCGAGCCTCAAGAGCCTACTCGAGACCGGCAAGCCGCTTGCGGTGAAGATGGCGCCGCCGACACGCATGCTCGCGGCCTTGAAGGCGATCGGAATCAAGGTGCCATAA
- a CDS encoding SRPBCC family protein has translation MSKPEFVYVTYIATTPEKLWEALTSNEFAKRYWFGTELHSDWRVGSPFALVTDGITTDVGQILESDPPRRLSYTFQHVLKDEFRNEQPTKVVFAIEQHGNSVKLTLTHERFEGAGRLLDAVSNGWPAILSGLKSLLETGTALAIPRSALGKGG, from the coding sequence ATGAGTAAGCCCGAATTCGTCTACGTCACGTATATCGCGACGACGCCCGAGAAATTGTGGGAAGCGCTGACATCGAACGAATTTGCGAAGCGCTACTGGTTTGGCACCGAACTGCATTCCGACTGGCGCGTCGGCTCGCCGTTCGCGCTGGTGACCGATGGGATCACGACCGATGTCGGCCAGATTCTGGAGTCCGATCCGCCGCGCCGGCTCTCCTACACCTTCCAGCACGTCCTGAAAGACGAGTTTCGCAACGAGCAGCCGACCAAGGTCGTGTTCGCGATCGAACAACACGGCAACTCCGTCAAGCTGACCTTGACGCACGAACGTTTCGAAGGGGCAGGTCGATTGCTCGATGCGGTTTCCAACGGCTGGCCCGCGATCTTGTCCGGCCTAAAAAGTCTGCTGGAGACCGGAACGGCGCTGGCGATCCCGAGGTCAGCGCTCGGCAAGGGAGGCTGA
- a CDS encoding ArsR/SmtB family transcription factor, translating into MDDVFKALADGSRRALLDRLHARNGQTLTELCDGLAMTRQAVTKHLAILEAANLVATIRHGREKLHYLNPVPIHHIGERWIKKFERGKLTALSDLKRQLEKRDE; encoded by the coding sequence ATGGATGACGTCTTCAAGGCGCTTGCGGACGGCTCACGACGCGCCCTGCTCGACAGGCTCCACGCGCGGAACGGGCAGACCCTGACCGAACTCTGCGACGGCCTCGCGATGACGCGACAGGCCGTGACCAAGCACCTTGCCATTCTGGAAGCAGCCAATCTGGTCGCGACGATCCGGCATGGCCGCGAGAAGCTGCACTATCTCAATCCGGTGCCGATCCATCACATCGGGGAGCGCTGGATCAAGAAATTCGAGCGCGGCAAGCTCACCGCGCTCAGCGATTTGAAGCGGCAATTGGAGAAGCGCGATGAGTAA
- a CDS encoding LysE family translocator, protein MSLQVYLAFVAACIALALLPGPVVTLLIANGLRHGTRAALINIAGVQTGLAIAIGIVAVGLTSLMATMGYWFEWVRLIGAAYLVWLGIQLIRSPIEGIAAGEAPPPPPRGGFFLQGLLVLLSNPKVMVFFGAFLPQFMDMSRDHAPQVGLLGATFMVIAGLTDAIYALLAGRARKLFSARRTRLVSRISGGFMIGGGLWLALTRAR, encoded by the coding sequence ATGTCCCTGCAAGTCTATCTCGCCTTCGTCGCTGCCTGCATCGCGCTGGCGCTGCTGCCCGGACCCGTCGTCACGCTTCTGATCGCCAACGGCCTGCGTCATGGAACCCGCGCCGCGCTGATCAACATCGCCGGCGTCCAGACCGGGCTTGCGATTGCGATCGGCATCGTCGCCGTCGGCCTGACGTCGCTGATGGCCACGATGGGCTACTGGTTCGAATGGGTGCGGTTGATCGGCGCCGCCTATCTGGTGTGGCTTGGCATCCAGCTCATCCGCTCGCCGATCGAGGGCATCGCCGCGGGCGAGGCGCCGCCGCCACCGCCGCGTGGCGGCTTCTTCCTGCAGGGCCTGCTGGTGCTGTTGTCGAACCCCAAGGTGATGGTGTTCTTCGGTGCGTTCCTGCCGCAGTTCATGGACATGAGCCGGGATCACGCACCGCAGGTCGGATTGCTCGGCGCCACCTTCATGGTGATCGCGGGTCTCACCGATGCGATCTATGCCCTGCTCGCCGGCCGTGCGCGAAAACTGTTCTCGGCCAGGCGCACCCGGCTGGTGTCGCGCATCTCCGGCGGCTTCATGATCGGCGGCGGCCTGTGGCTGGCGCTGACGCGGGCGCGATGA
- a CDS encoding Uma2 family endonuclease, with product MNIKVDQAAVTPEQFFSWVTAQEERYELVDGEVVMMAGAGRRHDAIVVNLTAALHAQTRRGPCQTFTGDTYVVTSPSTRRMPDLGVDCGKPDEDSLVADRPALLVEVLSPTTGGFDVTVKLAEYQALRCLDYILFIDTDSPNVHLYSRDADGAWTDAVLKGLDAVIRLDKLNVTLELRDVYAGLEFRPRPRLVE from the coding sequence ATGAACATCAAGGTCGATCAGGCGGCGGTCACGCCGGAGCAATTCTTCTCCTGGGTCACGGCGCAGGAAGAGCGTTACGAACTCGTCGATGGCGAGGTCGTTATGATGGCCGGTGCCGGCCGGCGGCATGATGCGATCGTGGTGAATCTGACGGCGGCGCTACACGCCCAGACCAGACGTGGCCCGTGCCAAACCTTCACGGGCGACACCTATGTGGTCACGTCGCCTTCGACCCGGCGGATGCCGGATCTGGGAGTCGATTGCGGCAAGCCCGATGAGGACTCGCTGGTAGCAGATCGGCCGGCGCTGCTGGTCGAGGTGCTGTCACCCACGACCGGGGGCTTCGACGTCACGGTCAAGCTCGCCGAATATCAAGCGCTGCGCTGTCTCGATTACATCCTGTTCATCGACACCGACAGCCCCAACGTGCATCTCTACTCACGCGATGCGGACGGCGCCTGGACGGACGCCGTGCTGAAGGGGCTAGATGCTGTTATTCGCCTGGACAAGCTGAACGTCACACTCGAACTGCGTGACGTCTATGCAGGCCTTGAATTCCGCCCCCGCCCCCGCCTCGTCGAATAG
- a CDS encoding PhzF family phenazine biosynthesis protein, whose translation MPTLPFHQVDVFSKVAFKGNPLAVIAEADGLDDTAMQAIANWTNLSETTFLSRPQDPSADYRVRIFTPQRELPFAGHPTLGSCHAWLALGGRPKGEHVVQECGAGLVRIKRDGDRLAFAAPPLRRSGAVDAELTAKIAAALGIKTDAMRAVQWVDNGPGWIGVLIDSRQDLLNIRFDNSALSQQPIGVAAPWDPARDGRDADFEVRAFTWSGVEDPVTGSLNASLAQWLIGAGIAPTQYVASQGTVLGRAGRVHVAQDGNTIWIGGDVAPVVKGTISL comes from the coding sequence ATGCCGACGCTTCCCTTCCATCAAGTCGACGTGTTCTCCAAGGTCGCCTTCAAGGGCAACCCGCTTGCCGTGATCGCCGAGGCCGACGGCCTCGACGATACGGCGATGCAGGCCATCGCCAACTGGACCAACTTGTCCGAGACGACCTTCCTGTCGCGCCCGCAGGATCCGAGCGCGGACTATCGCGTGCGCATCTTCACGCCGCAGCGCGAGCTGCCTTTTGCAGGCCATCCGACGCTTGGCTCTTGCCACGCCTGGCTCGCGCTCGGCGGCCGGCCGAAGGGCGAGCACGTGGTGCAGGAATGCGGCGCCGGTCTCGTGCGCATCAAGCGTGACGGCGATCGGCTCGCCTTTGCGGCGCCGCCGCTGCGCCGCTCCGGTGCTGTCGATGCCGAACTCACTGCGAAGATCGCAGCCGCGCTGGGCATCAAGACCGATGCGATGCGCGCCGTGCAGTGGGTCGACAATGGACCGGGCTGGATCGGCGTTCTCATCGACTCGCGCCAGGATCTCCTGAACATCCGTTTCGACAATTCGGCGCTGTCGCAGCAGCCGATCGGCGTCGCCGCGCCATGGGATCCTGCGCGCGACGGACGCGATGCCGATTTCGAAGTCCGTGCCTTCACCTGGAGCGGCGTCGAGGACCCTGTCACGGGCAGCCTCAATGCAAGCCTGGCGCAATGGCTGATTGGCGCCGGAATTGCACCGACGCAATACGTCGCCTCGCAAGGCACCGTGCTCGGCCGCGCCGGCCGTGTCCATGTCGCACAGGACGGCAACACGATCTGGATCGGCGGCGACGTCGCGCCGGTCGTGAAGGGGACGATCAGCCTGTAA
- a CDS encoding DUF1127 domain-containing protein yields MLQAPQLWLQRLFWRSELAMLDPEQMRDCGLDPTVVHEEANKPFWRD; encoded by the coding sequence TTGCTCCAGGCTCCGCAACTCTGGCTGCAGCGTCTGTTCTGGCGCTCCGAGCTCGCAATGCTCGACCCTGAGCAAATGCGCGATTGCGGCCTCGACCCGACGGTGGTCCACGAAGAGGCCAACAAGCCGTTCTGGCGCGACTGA
- a CDS encoding aminotransferase-like domain-containing protein encodes MFEEQSRSTYLGAIETLLSVQFSMNTSYTTLVDGIAEDIAQGRLRAGDRLPPQRQFAYERGIAASTAARVYAELLRRGLVVGEVGRGTFVAGEPIPVPPSLRLEPFDGRIDLEFNFPTLPDQAALIAKSLAVWQRPEKLAPVLAPITQRRLVEAGRTAAAFFAGDRWRPRAENFVFAGSGRQSLAAAISALVPVGGRLGVEAVTYPMIKGIAARLGVTLVPLAMDGEGIRPDALTKAHRSSALNAIYIQPVMQNPLGLTMSEARREEIVRLVRKHELMIIEDLVYGFLSDQVSLATQAEERVVIVDSLAKRLAPGIAVGFLYVPASMREKFAATVRTGAWSVTSLALAAGMGLLTDGTAAEITRRKRADALVRQAIVAECLAGHHIEADPRSYHVWLHLPEGWRAEALTAAAARAGIAITPASAFAVAHGHSPNAVRLALGLPSHDDLRTALWRLAGLLAHHDASDMTE; translated from the coding sequence TTGTTCGAAGAGCAATCGCGCAGTACATATCTCGGTGCAATTGAAACATTGCTCTCGGTGCAATTTAGCATGAACACTTCCTATACGACCCTCGTGGACGGCATCGCCGAGGACATCGCCCAGGGGCGGCTAAGGGCCGGCGACCGGCTGCCGCCGCAGCGCCAGTTCGCCTATGAGCGGGGAATTGCCGCATCCACGGCAGCGCGTGTCTATGCCGAATTATTGCGCAGGGGTCTCGTCGTGGGCGAGGTCGGGCGCGGCACCTTCGTCGCAGGAGAGCCGATACCGGTGCCGCCCTCGCTACGGCTGGAGCCGTTCGATGGCCGCATCGATCTCGAGTTCAATTTTCCGACCCTGCCCGATCAGGCGGCGCTGATCGCGAAGTCGCTCGCGGTGTGGCAGCGGCCGGAGAAGCTCGCGCCGGTGCTGGCGCCGATCACGCAGCGCCGGCTGGTCGAGGCCGGCCGGACCGCCGCGGCCTTTTTCGCTGGCGACCGCTGGCGCCCGCGGGCGGAGAATTTCGTCTTCGCCGGCAGCGGGCGGCAATCGCTGGCGGCGGCGATCTCGGCGCTGGTGCCGGTCGGCGGCCGGCTCGGCGTCGAGGCCGTCACCTATCCGATGATCAAGGGCATTGCGGCGCGGCTCGGCGTGACCCTGGTGCCGCTCGCGATGGACGGCGAGGGAATCCGCCCGGATGCGCTGACCAAGGCGCATCGCAGCAGTGCGCTCAACGCGATCTACATTCAGCCGGTGATGCAGAATCCACTTGGACTGACGATGAGCGAGGCGAGGCGCGAGGAGATCGTGCGTCTCGTGCGCAAGCACGAGCTGATGATCATCGAGGATCTCGTCTACGGCTTCCTCAGCGACCAGGTTTCGCTGGCAACGCAGGCGGAAGAGCGCGTCGTGATCGTCGATAGCCTCGCCAAGCGGCTCGCGCCGGGAATCGCGGTCGGCTTTCTCTACGTGCCGGCAAGCATGCGCGAAAAGTTCGCTGCCACAGTCCGCACCGGGGCCTGGTCGGTGACGTCGCTGGCGCTTGCCGCCGGCATGGGGCTGCTGACCGACGGCACGGCGGCCGAGATCACGAGGCGCAAACGCGCCGATGCGCTGGTGCGGCAGGCGATCGTCGCCGAGTGCCTCGCTGGCCATCACATCGAGGCAGATCCGCGCTCCTACCATGTCTGGCTGCATCTGCCGGAGGGCTGGCGCGCCGAGGCCCTGACGGCGGCCGCTGCGCGTGCCGGCATCGCGATCACGCCGGCAAGCGCCTTTGCCGTGGCGCATGGCCATTCACCGAACGCGGTGCGGCTCGCGCTCGGCCTGCCGAGCCATGACGATCTGCGCACCGCGCTGTGGCGGCTCGCCGGATTGCTGGCGCATCACGACGCCTCCGACATGACGGAGTAG
- a CDS encoding N-formylglutamate amidohydrolase, protein MKLPGTTDKALLLQSDEVPPVLEQNAGGASAFLFTCDHYGRLLPRALGDLGLDETELERHIAWDIGIAGVAEAVSRALDAHLIAQRYSRLVIDCNRSPTAPNAIPMISERTTIPGNEGLTHEDAELRRRAIFDPYHDRITEVLDARKAEGRPTVLVSLHSFTPVYAGIARPWHIGTLYQHDRVLPPLLLKALRAEPDLVVGDNQPYAVGDGTDYTIPVHGGGRGLITSGIEIRQNEIAEPEGQQRWAERLSRILGEIEVELRNKGLA, encoded by the coding sequence ATGAAGCTTCCGGGCACGACCGATAAAGCACTACTCCTGCAGAGCGACGAAGTTCCGCCGGTGCTCGAACAGAATGCCGGCGGAGCGTCTGCGTTTCTGTTCACCTGCGATCACTACGGCCGCCTGCTGCCGCGCGCGCTCGGCGATCTCGGCCTCGATGAGACCGAGCTGGAGCGGCACATCGCCTGGGACATCGGCATCGCCGGCGTCGCGGAGGCGGTGTCGCGCGCCCTCGATGCGCATCTGATCGCACAGCGCTATTCGCGACTGGTGATCGACTGCAACCGCTCGCCGACGGCACCGAACGCGATTCCCATGATCAGCGAGCGCACCACGATCCCCGGCAATGAAGGCCTGACGCATGAGGATGCCGAGCTCCGGCGCCGCGCGATCTTCGATCCGTATCATGACCGCATCACCGAAGTGCTCGATGCGCGCAAGGCCGAGGGGCGGCCGACGGTGCTGGTGTCGCTGCACAGCTTCACGCCGGTTTATGCGGGGATCGCGAGGCCCTGGCACATCGGCACGCTGTATCAGCACGACCGCGTGCTGCCGCCGCTGCTGTTGAAGGCGTTGCGGGCCGAGCCTGATCTCGTCGTGGGCGACAACCAGCCCTACGCAGTCGGCGACGGCACCGACTACACCATCCCCGTGCATGGCGGGGGCCGCGGCCTCATTACGTCGGGCATCGAGATCCGGCAGAACGAGATCGCGGAGCCCGAGGGCCAGCAGCGCTGGGCCGAGCGGCTGAGCCGCATCCTCGGCGAGATCGAAGTCGAGCTGCGCAACAAGGGCCTCGCCTAG
- a CDS encoding transglutaminase-like domain-containing protein gives MEIKVGFEIVYAAPAATPMVIMLSIHPSRFPDIVGTETITTEPNVPIKFYSDSFGNLCGRLVAPAGGVTFHGSAIVRDSGLPDLVDPAAQQLPIDQLPDELLLYLMPSRYCETDKLTDIAWSLFGSMPAGWARVQAICDFVHRHVTFGYEHAHAMKSAHDVYQQRTGVCRDFAHLALTFCRCMGIPARYCTGYLGDIGVPPDPAPMDFSGWFEVYLSGRWYTFDARHNTPRIGRILMATGRDAADVALSTSFGLMTLAKFHVVSEEVVAARGVA, from the coding sequence ATGGAGATCAAGGTCGGGTTCGAGATCGTCTATGCGGCGCCTGCGGCGACGCCGATGGTGATCATGCTGTCGATCCATCCCTCGCGCTTTCCGGACATCGTCGGCACCGAGACGATCACAACCGAGCCCAATGTGCCGATCAAATTCTATAGCGACAGCTTCGGCAATCTCTGCGGACGCCTGGTGGCGCCGGCCGGCGGCGTCACCTTCCACGGCAGCGCGATCGTCCGCGATTCGGGATTGCCCGATCTCGTCGATCCCGCCGCGCAGCAGCTGCCGATCGACCAGTTGCCGGACGAGCTGCTGCTGTATCTGATGCCGAGCCGCTATTGCGAGACTGACAAGCTGACCGACATCGCCTGGTCGCTGTTCGGCAGCATGCCGGCGGGCTGGGCGCGGGTGCAGGCGATCTGCGACTTCGTGCACCGCCATGTCACGTTCGGCTATGAGCACGCCCACGCCATGAAGTCGGCCCACGACGTCTACCAGCAGCGCACCGGCGTCTGCCGCGACTTCGCGCATCTGGCGCTGACCTTCTGCCGCTGCATGGGCATCCCGGCGCGCTATTGTACCGGCTATCTCGGCGACATCGGCGTGCCGCCCGATCCCGCGCCCATGGACTTCTCCGGCTGGTTCGAAGTGTATCTGTCTGGCCGCTGGTACACCTTCGACGCCCGCCACAACACCCCGCGCATCGGCCGCATCCTGATGGCCACGGGGCGCGATGCCGCCGACGTGGCGCTGTCGACCTCGTTCGGCCTGATGACCCTGGCGAAATTCCACGTCGTCAGCGAGGAGGTCGTGGCGGCCCGCGGCGTGGCGTGA
- a CDS encoding gamma-glutamylcyclotransferase family protein, which produces MTSDTISDLLFVYGTLMRGFDHPMARLLSANADFVGEASCRGRLYRIQHYPGLVLSDDAADAVHGEVFRLRQPDAMLREFDMYEACGEGFAAPTEYLRRRLAVTLTDGSVRDAWTYVYNWPVDEAARIASGRFLAP; this is translated from the coding sequence ATGACCTCCGATACGATCTCCGACCTGCTTTTCGTCTACGGCACGCTGATGCGCGGCTTCGACCATCCGATGGCGCGGCTGCTGTCGGCCAATGCCGACTTCGTTGGCGAAGCCAGCTGCCGCGGGCGGCTGTATCGTATCCAGCACTATCCAGGCCTGGTGCTCTCCGATGACGCTGCGGACGCCGTGCATGGCGAGGTGTTCCGGCTGCGCCAGCCTGACGCCATGTTGCGCGAGTTCGACATGTACGAGGCCTGCGGCGAGGGCTTTGCCGCCCCGACCGAATATCTGCGCCGGCGCCTCGCAGTCACGCTCACCGATGGCAGCGTCCGCGATGCCTGGACCTATGTCTATAACTGGCCGGTCGACGAGGCCGCCCGCATCGCCTCGGGCCGCTTCCTGGCGCCTTGA